A genomic window from Bacteroidales bacterium includes:
- a CDS encoding RNA-binding S4 domain-containing protein, with protein MEDIKVRIDKWLWAVRIFKTRSLATDACRNGKVKINGQTVKASREIKRNELINIQLQQITKTVRVIGTLEKRVSAKLVPQFMEDLTPATEYEKIETIREASFIYRPKGLGRPTKKDRRDLEKFI; from the coding sequence GTGGAGGATATAAAAGTCAGAATTGACAAATGGTTATGGGCGGTACGTATTTTTAAGACCCGCAGTCTTGCCACCGATGCCTGCCGGAACGGAAAAGTTAAGATTAACGGACAGACAGTAAAGGCTTCGCGTGAAATAAAACGAAACGAATTGATAAACATACAACTGCAACAAATTACTAAGACAGTAAGGGTTATCGGAACTTTAGAAAAACGTGTTTCTGCCAAACTTGTTCCACAGTTCATGGAAGACCTCACGCCGGCAACAGAATACGAGAAAATTGAAACAATAAGAGAGGCATCGTTTATTTATCGTCCCAAAGGCTTAGGCAGGCCAACAAAAAAAGACCGGCGGGATTTAGAAAAATTTATATAA